One genomic segment of Nitrospira sp. includes these proteins:
- the hemC gene encoding hydroxymethylbilane synthase produces the protein MSIQNGRRSTLVLGTRGSKLALCQSEWFQSKVQEVAPDVRVLLKKIHTSGDKIVDVPLAKIGGKGLFVKEIEDALLAGEIDFAVHSMKDVPAQLPEGLEILCIPQREDVRDALISRAGYSFQELPLGATIGTASLRRQAQLLQARPDLKIAMLRGNLDTRLRKLKEGQFDAIVLAAAGLHRLGWSQTITEYLPFRLSLPAIGQGALGIEGRTNDAFVHSVLARLNHQATHTTVTAERAFLHRLEGGCQVPIAAHATLSGEGLVLEGLVATVDGKTVIRDRMEGIHRRAHALGVQLAERLLTRGGDKILREIYGSA, from the coding sequence GTTCAACCTTGGTTCTTGGGACGAGAGGGAGCAAATTGGCGCTTTGTCAAAGCGAATGGTTCCAATCCAAGGTTCAGGAGGTCGCGCCGGATGTCCGGGTTTTGCTCAAGAAGATTCACACCTCCGGCGACAAGATTGTCGACGTGCCCTTGGCAAAAATCGGAGGGAAAGGCTTGTTCGTCAAAGAAATTGAGGACGCGTTGCTCGCCGGTGAGATCGATTTTGCCGTTCACAGCATGAAGGATGTTCCGGCGCAATTGCCCGAAGGGCTTGAAATTCTCTGTATTCCTCAACGTGAGGATGTTCGTGATGCCTTGATCAGTCGTGCAGGGTACTCGTTTCAGGAACTTCCATTGGGAGCCACCATCGGGACTGCAAGCCTCCGACGCCAGGCTCAACTGTTGCAGGCCAGACCAGACCTGAAGATCGCGATGCTGCGGGGCAACCTGGATACACGATTGAGAAAACTCAAAGAGGGACAGTTCGATGCCATCGTCTTGGCAGCTGCGGGCCTGCATCGGTTGGGATGGTCACAGACCATCACGGAATATCTACCCTTCAGGCTCAGTCTGCCTGCGATCGGACAGGGAGCGCTTGGTATCGAAGGTCGGACCAACGATGCATTCGTGCATTCGGTCTTAGCCCGACTCAATCATCAAGCCACCCATACAACTGTGACAGCAGAACGGGCTTTTTTGCATCGTCTAGAGGGAGGCTGTCAAGTGCCCATTGCAGCCCATGCAACTCTATCCGGCGAGGGGCTCGTATTGGAGGGTCTCGTCGCCACGGTCGATGGGAAGACCGTTATTCGCGATCGGATGGAGGGGATACATCGGCGGGCTCACGCTCTGGGTGTTCAGTTGGCTGAACGACTGCTGACTCGGGGAGGGGACAAAATTCTTCGGGAGATTTACGGGTCAGCATGA